From the genome of Varibaculum prostatecancerukia, one region includes:
- a CDS encoding replication-associated recombination protein A, with protein MDLFQQAALSEQGIPAFSDSAPLAVRMRPLSIDEVVGQSHLLEPGSPLRRLLEPQGSAGAVSSIIFWGPPGTGKTTLAYLVATASKRNFVEVSAVSAGVKEVRAVIKEAREQLRATGKQTVLFVDEVHRFSKSQQDALLPAVENSWVILVAATTENPSFSIVSPLLSRSLLLTLNPLNSEDVKQLLRRALVDERGLKGKVTADEEALTRLADLGGADARKALTLLEAASEGALSAGRSALTTEDIARAADSAVVKYDRDDHYDVISAFIKSMRGSDVDATLHYLARMIEGGEDPRFIARRIMICASEDVGMADPKALEIAVAAAQAVQMIGMPEGRIILAQAAVAVATAPKSNASYLGIEAAIKDVRAGKSDAVPAPLRDSHYPGAENLGVSGYKYAHDYPHHIVKQTYLPAALVGTEYYHPTDNGYEELVAKRLHTIRGILADGKGEPK; from the coding sequence GTGGATCTTTTCCAGCAAGCCGCGCTGAGTGAGCAGGGAATACCGGCGTTCTCAGATTCTGCGCCCCTGGCGGTGCGGATGCGGCCGCTCAGTATCGATGAGGTGGTAGGGCAAAGTCATCTGCTCGAGCCCGGTTCTCCTTTGCGCAGGCTATTGGAGCCTCAAGGTAGCGCGGGGGCAGTGAGTTCCATAATTTTTTGGGGTCCGCCGGGCACTGGTAAAACTACCCTTGCCTATTTGGTAGCCACCGCCTCGAAGCGAAATTTTGTGGAGGTCAGCGCGGTTTCGGCCGGGGTAAAAGAGGTGCGGGCAGTTATTAAAGAGGCGCGCGAGCAACTGCGCGCTACTGGGAAACAAACCGTGCTCTTTGTGGATGAGGTACATCGTTTTTCTAAGTCCCAGCAAGACGCTTTGCTGCCGGCAGTAGAAAACTCCTGGGTAATCCTGGTGGCGGCCACTACCGAAAATCCCTCCTTTTCAATAGTGTCTCCGCTGCTGTCACGATCTTTACTGCTGACTTTAAACCCTCTAAATAGTGAGGACGTGAAACAGTTGCTGCGCCGCGCCCTCGTCGATGAACGTGGGCTAAAAGGCAAGGTAACGGCCGATGAGGAAGCGCTGACCCGCCTAGCAGATTTAGGAGGCGCAGACGCCCGCAAGGCGCTGACCTTACTTGAGGCAGCCTCCGAAGGTGCGCTATCTGCGGGACGCAGCGCCCTCACCACCGAAGATATTGCGCGCGCTGCCGATAGCGCAGTTGTGAAATATGACCGTGATGATCACTACGACGTGATTAGTGCTTTTATTAAATCCATGCGCGGCTCCGATGTGGATGCTACTTTGCATTATTTGGCGCGCATGATCGAAGGGGGAGAAGACCCCCGCTTTATCGCCCGCCGAATCATGATTTGCGCCAGCGAAGACGTGGGGATGGCAGATCCTAAAGCCTTAGAAATCGCGGTGGCCGCCGCGCAGGCAGTGCAAATGATCGGTATGCCCGAAGGGCGGATTATCCTAGCGCAAGCGGCCGTGGCAGTAGCCACCGCCCCGAAATCGAATGCCTCCTATCTGGGAATCGAAGCCGCGATTAAAGATGTACGGGCGGGAAAAAGCGACGCGGTACCCGCCCCGCTGCGTGATTCTCATTACCCTGGCGCAGAGAATCTGGGAGTGTCCGGATACAAGTATGCTCACGACTATCCGCACCATATTGTTAAACAAACCTATCTACCTGCAGCTTTAGTTGGAACTGAGTATTATCATCCCACCGATAACGGATATGAGGAGCTGGTAGCTAAGCGACTGCACACCATTCGCGGCATCTTGGCCGATGGCAAAGGCGAACCAAAATAG
- the rpsD gene encoding 30S ribosomal protein S4, whose amino-acid sequence MGNKRSRKQVRLSRALGIALTPKAQRYFDRRPYGPGEHGRARRRSESDYAIRLKEKQRLRAQYNIREAQMHRLFEEAQSIKGMTGDNLIVLLESRLDALVLRSGFARTMPQARQTVVHRHVLVDGKPVDRPSYRVKPGQVIQIRPKSQTKDPFIVAAAGSHRDVLPDVPAYLDVNLEQLQATYVRLPQRDEIPVVCDLQMVVEHYSR is encoded by the coding sequence ATGGGAAATAAGCGTTCGCGTAAACAGGTTCGTCTATCTCGCGCTTTGGGGATTGCTTTAACCCCCAAAGCTCAGCGTTACTTCGATCGGCGTCCCTACGGGCCCGGTGAACATGGACGGGCTCGTCGCCGCAGCGAATCCGACTACGCTATCCGTTTGAAGGAAAAGCAACGTCTTCGCGCCCAATACAATATTCGTGAGGCGCAGATGCATCGCCTATTCGAAGAGGCGCAGAGCATTAAAGGCATGACCGGTGACAACCTAATTGTGTTGCTGGAGTCGCGTCTAGATGCCCTGGTATTGCGCTCGGGTTTTGCTCGCACTATGCCCCAGGCTCGCCAGACGGTAGTTCACCGTCACGTCCTCGTAGATGGCAAACCGGTCGATCGTCCCTCTTACCGGGTAAAGCCGGGTCAGGTTATCCAGATTCGTCCCAAGTCCCAGACTAAGGATCCCTTTATCGTAGCGGCCGCGGGTTCCCACCGCGACGTGCTACCGGATGTGCCGGCATATTTGGATGTCAACTTGGAACAGCTCCAGGCCACCTATGTGCGTCTGCCTCAGCGCGATGAAATCCCGGTCGTTTGCGACCTGCAGATGGTCGTCGAGCACTACTCGCGTTAA
- the uvrA gene encoding excinuclease ABC subunit UvrA — translation MDEKLVVKGAREHNLRNVGIEIPRDKMVVFTGLSGSGKSSLAFDTIFAEGQRRYVESLSSYARQFLGRLDKPDVDFIAGLSPAVSIDQKSTSRNPRSTVGTITEVYDYLRLLYARAGQAYCPICGEKIQAQTAQQIVDRLLTLPEKTRFQILAPVVRGRKGEYTELFADLVTQGFSAAVVDGETVRLTQPPKLERKIKHDINVRVDRLVMKEGVRTRLSDSIETALKLADGLVVVDFVDRDESDPERSRRFSENRACPNDHPLQLEEIEPRTFSFNAPYGACPDCSGLGSHLEVDPELVVPNPELSISEGAIRPWSTKNKYLMHMVAGLGEELGFDLDTPFRKLSASQKKALLRGRDYRVKVKFRNRWGRMRTYSSGFEGAIPWIMRKREETESEVMRARYEGYMRQVPCSTCHGDRLKPEVLAVKIGELNIAELTKLSISASGKYLAEVALTGPAKKIAEPILKEVQVRLQFLQDVGLGYLTLARGAATLSGGEAQRIRLATQIGSGLVGVLYVLDEPSIGLHQRDNHKLIETLKKLRDLGNTLLVVEHDEDTIRASDWIVDIGPAAGENGGEVLYSGPVPGIADCERSLTGQYLSGKKQIAVPKKRRKIEKDRQLKIIGARENNLKNLNVSIPLGKLVLVTGVSGSGKSTLINQVMYQALAAKLQRKRVVPGRHKAIEGLEHLDKVVHVDQSPIGRNPRSNPATYTGVWDAVRALFAQTQEAQLRGYGPGRFSFNVKGGRCEACKGDGTLKIEMNFLPDVYVPCEVCGGARYNQETLQVKYRGKSVADVLDMPISEAAEFFAPIGKISRHLNTLVEVGLGYLRLGQSATTLSGGEAQRVKLASELQRRSNGRTIYVLDEPTTGLHLEDIRKLMLVLQSLVDKGNSVIVIEHNLDVIKCADWVIDLGPEGGDGGGTLVAQGTPEQVAKVKASYTGQYLHKILK, via the coding sequence GTGGATGAAAAACTAGTAGTTAAAGGGGCAAGAGAACACAACCTGCGCAACGTGGGCATTGAGATTCCCCGCGACAAGATGGTGGTGTTCACCGGGCTTTCTGGCTCCGGGAAGTCCTCGCTGGCTTTCGACACGATTTTTGCCGAGGGGCAACGCCGCTATGTTGAATCGCTGTCCTCCTATGCGCGCCAGTTTCTCGGGCGCCTGGACAAACCGGATGTGGATTTTATTGCCGGGCTGTCTCCGGCGGTTTCTATAGATCAAAAATCTACCTCCCGAAACCCCCGTTCTACCGTGGGAACTATCACCGAGGTCTACGACTATTTACGTTTGCTGTATGCGCGTGCCGGGCAGGCCTACTGCCCGATTTGCGGTGAAAAGATCCAGGCTCAGACCGCCCAGCAAATCGTGGATCGCCTGCTAACCCTGCCTGAAAAGACCCGATTCCAGATTTTGGCTCCGGTGGTGCGCGGGCGCAAAGGCGAATACACCGAACTTTTTGCGGACCTGGTTACCCAGGGATTCTCAGCGGCAGTGGTGGACGGGGAAACTGTGCGCCTTACCCAGCCCCCCAAGCTGGAACGCAAAATCAAACACGATATTAATGTGCGCGTCGATCGCCTAGTTATGAAAGAGGGGGTACGTACCCGGCTCTCCGACTCGATTGAGACCGCCCTTAAACTTGCAGACGGCCTGGTAGTGGTCGATTTTGTGGACCGAGATGAATCGGATCCCGAACGTTCCCGCCGTTTTTCTGAAAACCGTGCCTGTCCCAATGATCACCCGCTACAACTCGAGGAAATCGAGCCGCGTACTTTTTCCTTCAATGCCCCCTATGGGGCTTGCCCAGATTGCTCCGGCCTCGGCTCCCATCTGGAAGTAGACCCCGAATTGGTGGTTCCCAACCCGGAACTCTCTATCTCTGAGGGGGCGATTCGCCCTTGGTCGACAAAAAATAAATACCTAATGCATATGGTTGCGGGCCTGGGGGAGGAACTGGGATTCGACCTAGATACTCCCTTCCGCAAGCTCTCGGCCTCCCAAAAGAAAGCCCTTTTAAGAGGGCGCGATTACCGGGTGAAAGTAAAGTTCCGGAATCGCTGGGGGCGGATGCGCACCTATTCTTCCGGATTCGAGGGCGCGATTCCTTGGATCATGCGCAAACGGGAGGAAACCGAATCCGAGGTAATGAGGGCGCGTTACGAGGGCTATATGCGGCAAGTTCCCTGTTCCACCTGCCACGGCGACCGCCTAAAACCAGAAGTACTTGCGGTAAAAATCGGGGAACTAAATATCGCGGAGCTAACTAAACTTTCGATTTCCGCCAGTGGCAAATACTTGGCGGAAGTAGCACTGACCGGCCCGGCGAAAAAGATCGCCGAACCTATTTTGAAAGAAGTGCAGGTGCGGCTGCAGTTCCTACAAGACGTAGGCTTGGGATATTTAACCCTAGCGCGGGGAGCTGCCACTTTATCTGGGGGTGAAGCCCAACGGATTCGCCTGGCCACCCAAATAGGATCCGGGCTAGTCGGGGTACTTTATGTACTCGATGAGCCCTCGATCGGGTTACATCAGCGCGACAATCACAAATTAATTGAAACTCTAAAGAAGCTGCGCGATTTAGGGAACACTTTGCTGGTGGTCGAACATGACGAAGACACCATTCGTGCCAGCGACTGGATAGTCGATATCGGTCCGGCCGCCGGGGAAAACGGGGGAGAAGTCCTCTATTCGGGTCCGGTACCGGGGATAGCTGATTGTGAGCGCTCCCTTACTGGACAGTATTTGTCGGGTAAAAAGCAGATTGCAGTCCCTAAAAAACGACGCAAGATTGAGAAAGATCGGCAGCTAAAAATTATTGGGGCGCGAGAAAACAATCTAAAGAATCTAAATGTTTCGATTCCTTTAGGTAAGTTAGTGCTGGTCACCGGAGTTTCAGGTTCGGGAAAATCTACTCTAATCAACCAGGTGATGTACCAGGCTTTAGCGGCAAAGCTACAGCGAAAAAGAGTGGTTCCCGGGCGCCATAAAGCTATCGAGGGACTGGAACATCTGGACAAGGTAGTACACGTAGATCAAAGCCCGATTGGACGCAATCCTCGCTCTAACCCGGCAACCTATACCGGGGTGTGGGATGCAGTCCGTGCTCTCTTTGCCCAAACTCAAGAGGCACAGCTCCGAGGCTACGGGCCGGGGCGTTTTTCCTTCAATGTTAAAGGTGGGCGCTGCGAGGCTTGTAAGGGAGATGGCACCCTCAAAATCGAGATGAACTTCCTGCCGGATGTTTATGTGCCCTGCGAGGTTTGCGGAGGCGCGCGCTATAACCAGGAAACCCTACAGGTCAAATATCGGGGTAAATCGGTAGCCGATGTGCTTGATATGCCGATCAGTGAAGCGGCAGAGTTTTTCGCTCCCATCGGTAAAATCTCGCGTCATCTGAACACCTTGGTAGAAGTGGGTCTCGGTTATCTGCGGCTAGGGCAAAGTGCTACCACTCTTTCCGGGGGAGAAGCCCAGCGAGTGAAACTGGCTAGCGAGCTGCAGCGTCGCTCCAATGGACGCACCATTTATGTGCTAGATGAACCCACCACCGGGCTACATCTGGAAGATATCCGCAAATTAATGCTGGTTTTGCAGTCGCTAGTCGACAAAGGTAACTCGGTAATCGTGATCGAGCATAATCTGGATGTAATCAAGTGCGCCGACTGGGTGATTGATTTAGGTCCCGAGGGCGGCGACGGCGGCGGAACCCTGGTCGCGCAGGGAACCCCCGAGCAAGTGGCCAAAGTGAAAGCCTCCTACACCGGGCAGTATCTGCATAAGATTCTGAAGTGA
- a CDS encoding AMP-dependent synthetase/ligase — protein sequence MGAPLIDLMQFTSVAAAVLDRARRRPRQIAVERPSALGAAWEKIPASSLGADIRAAGLGWIGLGFKPGDAVSILGSTSYEWMVMDLGAQAAGLVTVPIYETDSYEQVKWIAQKAQVKAVITDSTVQANMVRQLDKEPELAGQISVVFSLDDSGFTRLLEHGRAISAAELDERLEQINTDDLCTIVFTSGTTGRPKGVEITHGNFLRPLNAVIERRSWNEWIYDPGARVIYFLPVAHVLARFLGYQQLVGHGTAAFLPNAKTIVKDIQTFKPNALLVVPRVLEKIYNAADATAGSGIKLRIFRLAAHTAEQWARAQESGKEFSFGQKLKISLARKLVLNKIKKLMGGNLQGIVSGGAPMAERLGRFFIGCGIEVLQGYGATETTGPLTMSDRIGNKTGYVGHALLCNEVRLGKGGELQARGGSIMRGYYGEPDLTREAFTEDGWLKTGDIAQIDADGNVKITGRAKEIIVTAGGKNVAPEYLEERLKGHPLISQVMVVGDNKPFVAALVTLDKEMLPTWLKNHGMEQMDITRAARDPRVLEALQRAVQRTNRAVSRAESIRKIKVITTDWTTENGMLTPSLKIKRNQIRAVYGEQIEDLFTKREEK from the coding sequence ATGGGAGCTCCCCTCATCGATCTAATGCAATTCACTTCGGTGGCCGCAGCGGTGCTGGATCGCGCCCGCAGGCGTCCTCGACAAATAGCGGTTGAACGTCCCTCCGCGCTTGGGGCTGCTTGGGAAAAAATCCCTGCATCCTCGCTAGGAGCCGATATTCGCGCCGCCGGATTAGGGTGGATCGGTCTGGGGTTCAAACCGGGAGATGCGGTTTCTATCCTGGGATCCACCTCCTACGAGTGGATGGTTATGGATCTGGGAGCGCAAGCAGCCGGGCTAGTTACCGTTCCGATTTATGAAACTGACTCTTATGAACAGGTAAAGTGGATTGCGCAAAAAGCCCAGGTAAAGGCGGTAATTACCGATTCTACGGTGCAGGCGAATATGGTGCGCCAACTGGATAAGGAACCTGAACTTGCCGGTCAAATCTCGGTAGTCTTTTCCTTAGACGATTCGGGCTTTACCCGTCTTCTAGAACACGGACGCGCTATTTCTGCTGCCGAATTAGATGAGCGCCTAGAGCAGATAAACACTGATGACCTTTGCACCATTGTGTTTACTTCCGGAACTACTGGGCGCCCCAAAGGGGTAGAAATCACCCACGGAAACTTCCTGCGCCCCCTAAATGCCGTCATCGAGCGGCGCAGTTGGAACGAATGGATCTATGACCCTGGAGCCCGGGTAATTTACTTTTTGCCGGTAGCCCACGTACTTGCCCGTTTCTTGGGGTATCAGCAACTGGTAGGTCACGGTACCGCCGCTTTCTTGCCTAACGCCAAAACTATTGTTAAAGATATTCAGACTTTCAAGCCCAATGCTTTGCTGGTGGTGCCGCGGGTGTTGGAAAAAATCTATAACGCCGCTGATGCGACTGCCGGATCCGGGATTAAGCTGCGAATTTTCCGTTTAGCTGCCCATACCGCTGAGCAGTGGGCGCGCGCGCAAGAGTCCGGGAAAGAATTTTCCTTTGGGCAAAAGCTAAAGATTTCTTTAGCTCGGAAGCTAGTTCTTAATAAGATCAAAAAACTTATGGGTGGCAACCTGCAGGGGATCGTATCTGGGGGAGCACCCATGGCCGAGCGGCTCGGCCGCTTCTTTATTGGATGCGGAATCGAAGTCTTGCAAGGATACGGAGCCACTGAAACTACAGGACCGCTGACAATGTCAGACCGAATTGGCAATAAAACCGGATACGTGGGGCATGCGCTGTTATGCAACGAAGTGCGTCTGGGCAAGGGTGGCGAGTTGCAGGCACGCGGCGGCTCGATTATGCGGGGCTACTACGGGGAACCAGACCTGACTCGGGAAGCTTTCACCGAGGACGGCTGGTTGAAAACCGGAGATATTGCGCAGATTGATGCGGACGGGAACGTTAAAATCACCGGGCGCGCCAAAGAAATCATTGTGACCGCTGGCGGGAAAAACGTAGCTCCCGAATACCTCGAGGAACGTTTGAAAGGACATCCCCTAATCTCACAGGTAATGGTGGTAGGAGATAACAAGCCTTTTGTCGCGGCGCTAGTTACCCTCGATAAAGAAATGTTGCCCACCTGGCTGAAGAATCACGGGATGGAACAGATGGATATTACCCGGGCAGCTCGCGATCCGCGGGTACTGGAAGCTTTGCAGCGGGCAGTCCAGCGCACCAACCGGGCAGTCTCCCGGGCGGAATCCATCCGTAAAATCAAAGTTATTACTACTGATTGGACTACCGAAAACGGGATGCTGACCCCCTCGCTGAAAATTAAACGGAATCAAATTCGCGCCGTTTACGGGGAACAAATCGAAGATTTATTTACTAAGCGGGAAGAAAAATAG
- a CDS encoding L-threonylcarbamoyladenylate synthase → MVAYIDIHPVNPQARLITKAADIIRDGGVIAYPTDSGYALGCKLGNKAGLERIQTIRKLPKTHNFTLICHDFKQLGKLVIVDNSAFKLINRLTPGPFTFIMKGDKAVPRIMVNPKKKTVGARIPNHVTTLALVEELGEPLMSSTLILPDKDVPESNGWEIRDEIGYLLDAVIEGPVEEARPTTVIDLTGEVPEVVRQGAGDLSDVML, encoded by the coding sequence ATGGTTGCCTATATAGATATTCACCCAGTTAATCCGCAAGCACGGCTGATCACGAAAGCCGCTGACATTATTCGTGACGGAGGCGTAATCGCCTATCCCACGGATTCGGGATATGCCCTCGGATGCAAACTTGGAAACAAAGCGGGACTAGAACGGATACAAACTATCCGCAAGCTGCCTAAAACCCACAACTTCACCCTGATCTGCCATGATTTTAAGCAACTGGGGAAGCTAGTAATTGTCGACAATTCGGCGTTTAAGCTGATAAATCGGCTCACACCCGGGCCTTTTACCTTCATTATGAAGGGGGATAAGGCGGTGCCCCGGATTATGGTTAATCCCAAGAAAAAGACCGTGGGGGCCCGGATTCCCAATCATGTAACTACCTTGGCGCTGGTAGAAGAATTGGGGGAGCCCCTGATGTCCTCTACTTTGATTTTGCCGGATAAGGATGTGCCGGAATCTAACGGGTGGGAAATCCGTGACGAAATCGGTTACCTGCTAGATGCGGTGATTGAAGGGCCGGTAGAAGAAGCTCGTCCCACCACGGTCATTGATCTCACCGGAGAAGTTCCCGAGGTAGTACGCCAGGGCGCCGGTGATCTTTCGGATGTAATGCTCTAG
- the alaS gene encoding alanine--tRNA ligase, which translates to MQTSEIRSRWLDYFAKQGHHLAPSVPLVSPDKSILFTIAGMVPFIPYIVGTEPAPWPRAASVQKCIRTNDIEEVGKTTRHGTFFQMCGNFSFGDYFKQGASKMAWDLLTGSVDEGKYGLDGDKLWVTIWEQDDEAEDVWLNQIGLDPLHLQKLPREEIFWDTGQPGPAGPCAEIHFDRGSAYGPEGGPEVDTGGDRYLELWNLVFDQYLRGEGTGKDYPLLGELDKKCIDTGLGLERLAFLLQGKDNMYEIDQVFPVIEKAQELSGKQYTQGKTSKDPNDIRMRVVADHVRSALMLIGDGVRPGNDGRGYVLRRLIRRVVRAMRLLGVTKPVFPDLLPVSKQVMAASYPELDQDWKTISTVAYEEEDAFRRTLESGTLIFDQAVSQVKKRHETQLSGKDAFTLHDTYGFPIDLTIEMAGEHGIKVDREKFTQLMQEQKNRAREDARAKKTGHVDARIYHELEAELGHEVEFVGYTEDSCNAKIIGLLADGQAVPTASAGSNVEVVLDTTPFYAEMGGQLADHGIIRSFQGAKFKVEDVQSPVAGLRVHRGTLEQGQLTVGDEVVAAIDTARRKAIARAHTATHMLHKALQENLGAQATQAGSENNENRLRFDFHHTRALNAEQLGSISDRINDRLRDNLEVNTEVMPIEEAKKSGATALFGEKYGSMVRVVDIGDGWDREFCGGTHMPSTGYLGQVVLMGENSIGSGVRRIEALVADEANEFQAKEHALVSQVASIMGTKPEEIPARIDDALKRLKQAQKKLAKLQEQSLLSRIGEIAASAKDIHGIRVITFNAGEVSADSLRILAQSLCEHLKEANAVISVGGVSKDRPQVIVATTQQARDQGIKAGDLVKIAAQTMGGGGGGRPDLAQGGGKDASKLADALQAIASKIAAR; encoded by the coding sequence ATGCAAACTTCTGAAATTCGTTCCCGCTGGCTAGACTATTTTGCGAAGCAGGGACACCACTTGGCGCCTTCAGTTCCCCTGGTGTCTCCCGATAAGTCGATTCTGTTTACGATTGCGGGAATGGTGCCGTTCATTCCCTATATTGTAGGTACCGAACCGGCACCTTGGCCGCGAGCTGCCAGTGTGCAAAAGTGCATCCGCACTAACGATATTGAAGAGGTCGGCAAAACCACCAGGCACGGAACTTTCTTCCAGATGTGTGGAAACTTCAGTTTCGGCGACTATTTCAAGCAGGGTGCCTCCAAAATGGCCTGGGATCTGCTTACCGGGTCTGTGGACGAAGGCAAATACGGCCTGGACGGGGACAAACTGTGGGTAACGATTTGGGAACAGGATGACGAGGCCGAGGACGTATGGCTAAACCAAATCGGCCTCGACCCCTTGCACCTACAAAAACTGCCGCGAGAAGAAATCTTTTGGGATACCGGACAGCCGGGACCGGCCGGTCCTTGCGCAGAAATCCACTTTGATCGCGGTAGCGCCTATGGCCCGGAGGGCGGCCCAGAAGTAGATACCGGCGGTGATCGCTATCTGGAGCTGTGGAACCTGGTATTCGACCAGTACCTGCGAGGCGAAGGGACCGGCAAAGACTACCCGCTGCTAGGCGAACTAGACAAGAAATGTATCGATACCGGGTTGGGATTAGAGCGACTAGCGTTTTTGCTGCAAGGCAAGGACAATATGTACGAGATTGACCAGGTGTTCCCGGTAATTGAGAAAGCCCAGGAACTGTCCGGAAAGCAGTACACCCAGGGTAAAACTTCAAAAGATCCTAACGACATCAGGATGCGAGTAGTCGCCGATCACGTACGCAGTGCCCTGATGCTGATTGGAGACGGGGTGCGTCCCGGAAACGATGGTCGCGGATACGTTTTGCGTCGCCTGATTCGCCGAGTAGTACGCGCCATGCGTCTGCTGGGAGTAACCAAGCCGGTGTTCCCGGATCTGCTCCCAGTCTCCAAGCAGGTGATGGCGGCCTCCTATCCAGAATTGGATCAGGATTGGAAAACTATTTCTACGGTTGCCTACGAGGAGGAGGACGCTTTTAGACGCACCCTCGAGTCAGGAACTTTGATTTTTGACCAGGCAGTTAGCCAGGTTAAGAAACGCCACGAAACCCAGCTGTCTGGTAAAGATGCTTTTACTTTGCACGACACCTATGGATTCCCGATTGACCTAACTATCGAGATGGCCGGGGAGCACGGCATCAAGGTTGATCGCGAGAAGTTTACCCAGCTAATGCAGGAGCAAAAGAACCGAGCCCGCGAAGATGCCCGTGCCAAGAAGACCGGGCACGTAGACGCCCGCATCTACCATGAACTCGAAGCCGAGCTCGGTCACGAAGTCGAATTCGTGGGCTATACCGAAGATAGCTGCAACGCCAAGATTATCGGGCTACTAGCTGATGGCCAAGCGGTACCCACCGCCTCGGCAGGCAGCAATGTCGAAGTCGTCTTAGACACCACGCCTTTCTATGCCGAAATGGGTGGCCAGCTGGCTGATCACGGAATAATCCGCTCCTTCCAGGGCGCCAAATTTAAGGTCGAGGACGTGCAAAGCCCAGTGGCTGGGTTGCGGGTCCACCGGGGAACCTTAGAGCAAGGACAGTTAACCGTAGGTGATGAAGTAGTGGCGGCTATCGACACTGCCCGCCGGAAAGCAATCGCCCGCGCTCATACTGCTACTCACATGTTGCATAAAGCCCTGCAAGAGAACTTGGGGGCACAGGCTACCCAGGCGGGTTCCGAAAACAATGAAAACCGACTGCGTTTCGACTTCCACCACACCCGCGCCCTTAATGCAGAGCAACTAGGGTCGATTTCAGATCGGATAAACGATCGTTTGCGGGATAACCTGGAAGTAAATACCGAGGTTATGCCGATTGAAGAAGCCAAGAAATCGGGAGCTACCGCCCTGTTTGGAGAAAAATATGGCTCCATGGTGCGGGTAGTAGATATTGGTGATGGCTGGGATCGTGAATTTTGCGGTGGTACCCATATGCCTTCTACCGGGTACCTGGGACAAGTAGTCCTGATGGGGGAAAACTCCATCGGATCCGGGGTTCGCCGAATTGAAGCCTTGGTGGCTGATGAAGCCAATGAATTCCAAGCCAAAGAACACGCCCTGGTATCGCAAGTCGCCTCGATTATGGGGACTAAGCCGGAGGAAATTCCGGCACGCATCGATGATGCCTTGAAGCGTTTGAAACAGGCACAGAAAAAACTTGCGAAACTGCAGGAACAATCGCTGCTGTCACGAATCGGAGAAATCGCTGCCTCGGCTAAAGATATTCACGGCATCCGAGTGATTACTTTTAATGCCGGAGAGGTATCTGCTGATTCTTTGCGTATCCTCGCCCAATCGCTCTGTGAGCATCTAAAAGAGGCAAACGCGGTGATTAGCGTAGGGGGAGTTTCGAAAGATCGCCCTCAGGTGATCGTAGCTACCACCCAACAAGCCCGCGACCAGGGAATAAAAGCCGGTGACCTGGTTAAAATAGCGGCGCAAACCATGGGAGGCGGCGGAGGCGGTCGCCCGGATTTGGCACAAGGCGGGGGTAAAGATGCCAGTAAACTCGCTGATGCTCTTCAGGCGATAGCTAGTAAGATCGCAGCGAGATAA
- a CDS encoding DUF948 domain-containing protein, translated as MSVGEIASLIAAVAFLLLVLFLAIPLWKLGKVFDQLQGSIKQVASDTGDTVKEVSQTVRDANAQLVRVDAVTTSAAQVAQDVSAVSTLVSSTFAGPLIKLSAFSYAARKMFNRKGQ; from the coding sequence ATGAGCGTCGGTGAGATAGCTTCACTAATCGCAGCGGTAGCTTTTTTGCTGCTGGTACTGTTCTTGGCAATACCACTATGGAAACTAGGGAAAGTTTTCGACCAGCTACAAGGCTCTATTAAACAGGTTGCCTCCGATACCGGCGATACCGTCAAAGAAGTTTCACAGACGGTTCGGGATGCTAACGCCCAGTTGGTACGGGTAGATGCGGTTACCACTTCGGCCGCGCAAGTTGCTCAAGACGTCTCTGCGGTTTCGACCCTGGTTTCTTCCACCTTCGCCGGTCCGTTGATCAAACTCTCGGCCTTTTCCTACGCGGCTCGCAAAATGTTTAACCGGAAAGGTCAGTAA
- the ruvX gene encoding Holliday junction resolvase RuvX, with protein sequence MRNGVRISIDLGTRRIGVARSDAAGTLAFPVETIYRDGGQELFQIAELVAEYEAKEIIIGLPRLLSGKEGKNAADVRSWGAELEQLLPTCNIRLVDERLTSVSAHQQLRSAGLGGRQHKNVVDQQAAVLILEHALETERQTGQIPGVPLGSGPESEEA encoded by the coding sequence ATGCGCAACGGGGTACGGATCAGTATCGACTTAGGTACTCGCCGGATTGGGGTGGCTCGCTCCGATGCGGCGGGAACTTTAGCGTTTCCGGTGGAGACCATTTATCGCGATGGGGGACAAGAACTTTTCCAGATCGCCGAACTAGTAGCTGAGTATGAGGCTAAAGAGATCATTATTGGTTTGCCGCGTCTGCTCAGCGGAAAAGAAGGCAAAAACGCTGCTGACGTGCGCTCCTGGGGTGCCGAATTGGAACAGCTGTTACCAACTTGTAACATAAGACTTGTAGATGAGCGTCTTACCAGCGTCAGCGCTCACCAACAGTTGCGTTCTGCCGGACTTGGTGGACGCCAACATAAGAACGTCGTAGACCAACAGGCTGCGGTGCTGATACTGGAGCATGCACTGGAAACAGAGAGGCAAACCGGGCAGATTCCCGGAGTGCCACTGGGCAGCGGACCTGAAAGCGAGGAAGCCTGA